In Streptomyces sp. NBC_00878, a single window of DNA contains:
- the gnd gene encoding phosphogluconate dehydrogenase (NAD(+)-dependent, decarboxylating), whose product MQLGLIGLGKMGGNMRERIRRAGHTVIGYDRNPDLADVSGLTELVGKLEGPRVVWVMVPAGAPTQGVIDELAELLEPGDTVVDGGNSRWTDDEKHAEELAAKGIGFVDAGVSGGVWGLQNGYALMVGGDAEHIAKVQPIFDALKPEGDAGFVHAGKVGAGHFSKMVHNGIEYAMMQAYAEGWELLEAVDSVTDVREVFRSWQEGTVIRSWLLDLAVNALDKDEHLGQLRGYAEDSGEGRWTVEAAIDNSVPLPAITASLFARFASRQDDSPQMKMVAALRNQFGGHAVESTK is encoded by the coding sequence ATGCAGCTCGGCCTCATCGGCCTCGGCAAGATGGGCGGCAACATGCGCGAGCGGATCCGCCGCGCGGGCCACACCGTGATCGGCTACGACCGCAATCCGGACCTCGCCGACGTCAGCGGCCTGACCGAACTCGTCGGCAAGCTCGAAGGTCCGCGCGTGGTCTGGGTGATGGTCCCGGCCGGGGCCCCCACCCAGGGCGTCATCGACGAGCTCGCGGAGCTGTTGGAGCCCGGCGACACCGTCGTCGACGGCGGCAACTCCCGCTGGACGGACGACGAGAAGCACGCCGAGGAGCTGGCGGCCAAGGGCATCGGCTTCGTGGACGCCGGCGTCTCGGGCGGCGTCTGGGGCCTCCAGAACGGCTACGCCCTCATGGTCGGCGGCGACGCCGAGCACATCGCCAAGGTCCAGCCGATCTTCGACGCGCTCAAGCCGGAGGGCGACGCCGGATTCGTCCACGCGGGCAAGGTGGGCGCGGGCCACTTCTCGAAGATGGTCCACAACGGCATCGAGTACGCCATGATGCAGGCCTACGCCGAGGGCTGGGAGCTCCTCGAAGCCGTCGACTCGGTCACGGATGTGCGCGAGGTCTTCCGCTCCTGGCAGGAGGGCACCGTCATCCGCTCCTGGCTGCTCGACCTGGCGGTCAACGCACTGGACAAGGACGAGCACCTCGGGCAGCTGCGCGGGTACGCGGAGGACTCCGGCGAAGGCCGGTGGACCGTCGAGGCGGCCATCGACAACTCCGTGCCGCTGCCCGCCATCACGGCCTCCCTCTTCGCGCGGTTCGCGTCCCGGCAGGACGACTCGCCGCAGATGAAGATGGTCGCGGCGCTGCGCAACCAGTTCGGCGGTCACGCCGTCGAGTCCACGAAGTAG
- the opcA gene encoding glucose-6-phosphate dehydrogenase assembly protein OpcA, which yields MKIDLTDTTASKINKALVEGRRAIGTPAVGMVLTMVIVTDEENAYDAIKAAEEASHEHPSRTLVVIKRHARTPRDRTNSHLDAEVRVGADAGTGETVVLRMYGDVSEHADSVVLPLLLPDAPVVVWWPVDAPDVPAKDPLGALAQRRITDMYAVEAPLAALEARAASYAPGDTDLAWTRLTPWRSMLAAALDQSRTKVTSAAVESEAENPSAELLARWLEARLQVPVERVVTAGPVVTAVRLGTKGGEIIIDRPEGPLATLSLPGQPSRTLALKVRSTSELIAEELRRLDADEMYAIALRGDEAGRKESRA from the coding sequence ATGAAGATCGATCTGACCGACACCACGGCAAGCAAGATCAACAAGGCTCTCGTGGAGGGCCGCCGCGCCATCGGCACACCAGCCGTGGGCATGGTCCTGACGATGGTCATCGTGACGGACGAGGAGAACGCGTACGACGCGATCAAGGCGGCCGAGGAGGCCTCGCACGAGCACCCCTCGCGCACCCTGGTCGTCATCAAGCGGCACGCCCGCACCCCGCGCGACCGCACGAACTCGCACCTGGACGCCGAAGTCCGCGTGGGTGCCGACGCCGGCACCGGCGAGACGGTCGTGCTGCGGATGTACGGCGACGTGTCCGAGCACGCCGACTCGGTGGTCCTGCCGCTGCTGCTGCCGGACGCGCCGGTCGTCGTGTGGTGGCCGGTGGACGCGCCCGACGTCCCGGCCAAGGACCCGCTGGGCGCGCTCGCACAGCGCCGGATCACCGACATGTACGCGGTCGAGGCGCCGCTCGCGGCCCTGGAGGCACGCGCCGCCTCGTACGCGCCGGGCGACACCGACCTGGCCTGGACCCGGCTGACTCCGTGGCGCTCCATGCTCGCGGCCGCCCTGGACCAGTCCCGTACGAAGGTCACCTCGGCCGCCGTGGAGAGCGAGGCCGAGAACCCGAGCGCCGAACTGCTGGCCCGCTGGCTGGAGGCCCGCCTCCAGGTCCCGGTCGAGCGCGTCGTGACCGCGGGACCCGTCGTCACCGCCGTCCGGCTCGGCACCAAGGGCGGCGAGATCATCATCGACCGCCCCGAGGGCCCGCTCGCGACCCTGTCGCTGCCGGGCCAGCCCTCGCGCACCCTCGCGCTGAAGGTCCGCAGCACCTCCGAGCTGATCGCCGAGGAACTGCGCCGCCTCGACGCGGACGAGATGTACGCCATCGCCCTGCGCGGCGACGAGGCCGGAAGGAAGGAGAGCCGTGCCTGA
- the pgi gene encoding glucose-6-phosphate isomerase: MPGTPKLTRRPEWTALEDHRAGPLLHPRLRELFAADPERAERYTVRVGDLRIDYSKHLINDETLALLQELATATDVFGLRDAMFRGERINVTEQRAVLHTALRAPRDAVVEVDGENVVPKVHAVLDKMAAFAEQVRSGKWTGHTGRRIRTVVNIGIGGSDLGPAMAYEALRAFTDRELTVRYVSNVDGADLHEAVRDLDPAETLFIVASKTFTTIETITNATSARSWLLAGLGGDSAAVARHFVALSTNVEKVADFGIDTANMFEFWDWVGGRYSYDSAIGLSLMIAIGPDRFREMLDGFRTVDEHFRTAPAEANAPLLLGLLGVWYGEFFGAQSHAVLPYSHYLSKFTAYLQQLDMESNGKSVDREGHPVEWQTGPVVWGTPGTNGQHAYYQLLHQGTKTIPADLIGFVNPVGELGAELAAQHDLLMANLFAQGQALAFGRTADEVRAEGVPEEQVPHRTFRGNHPTTTILAAELTPSVLGQLIALYEHKVFVQGAIWNIDSFDQWGVELGKVLAKRVEPALTEGADVPGLDPSTAALVATYRTLRKK, translated from the coding sequence CTGCCTGGCACACCCAAGCTCACCCGCCGCCCCGAGTGGACGGCCCTGGAGGACCACCGCGCCGGGCCGCTCCTGCATCCGCGGCTGCGCGAACTGTTCGCCGCCGACCCGGAGCGCGCCGAGCGCTACACCGTGCGGGTCGGTGACCTGCGCATCGACTACTCCAAGCACCTGATCAACGACGAGACTCTCGCGCTGCTCCAGGAACTCGCCACCGCCACCGACGTGTTCGGGCTACGGGACGCGATGTTCCGCGGCGAGCGGATCAACGTCACGGAGCAACGGGCGGTCCTGCACACGGCGTTGCGCGCCCCGCGCGACGCGGTCGTCGAGGTCGACGGCGAGAACGTCGTGCCGAAGGTGCACGCCGTGCTCGACAAGATGGCCGCCTTCGCCGAACAGGTCCGCTCCGGCAAGTGGACCGGCCACACCGGCAGGCGCATCCGCACGGTCGTCAACATCGGCATCGGCGGCTCGGACCTGGGCCCGGCGATGGCGTACGAGGCGCTGCGCGCCTTCACCGACCGCGAACTGACGGTCCGTTACGTCTCGAACGTCGACGGGGCCGACCTGCACGAGGCGGTGCGGGACCTGGATCCGGCTGAGACGCTGTTCATCGTCGCCTCGAAGACCTTCACCACCATCGAGACGATCACCAACGCGACCTCGGCGCGCTCCTGGCTGCTCGCCGGTCTCGGCGGCGACTCCGCCGCCGTGGCCAGGCACTTCGTCGCACTGTCCACGAACGTCGAGAAGGTCGCGGACTTCGGTATCGACACGGCCAACATGTTCGAGTTCTGGGACTGGGTCGGCGGCCGGTACTCGTACGACTCGGCCATCGGCCTCTCGCTGATGATCGCGATCGGCCCGGACCGCTTCCGGGAGATGCTCGACGGCTTCAGGACTGTCGACGAGCACTTCCGAACCGCCCCCGCCGAGGCCAACGCACCTTTGCTGCTGGGCCTGTTGGGGGTCTGGTACGGCGAGTTCTTCGGCGCCCAGTCGCACGCGGTGCTGCCGTACTCGCACTACCTGTCCAAGTTCACCGCGTACTTGCAGCAGCTCGACATGGAGTCCAACGGCAAGTCCGTGGACCGCGAGGGACACCCCGTCGAGTGGCAGACCGGCCCGGTCGTGTGGGGCACGCCGGGCACCAACGGCCAGCACGCGTACTACCAGTTGCTCCACCAGGGCACGAAGACGATCCCGGCCGATCTGATCGGCTTCGTCAACCCGGTCGGCGAACTGGGCGCCGAACTCGCCGCCCAGCACGACCTGTTGATGGCGAACCTCTTCGCCCAGGGCCAGGCCCTCGCGTTCGGCAGGACCGCCGACGAGGTACGCGCCGAGGGGGTGCCCGAGGAGCAGGTCCCGCACCGGACCTTCCGCGGCAACCACCCCACGACCACGATCCTGGCCGCCGAGCTGACTCCGTCCGTCCTCGGCCAGCTGATCGCCCTCTACGAGCACAAGGTGTTCGTCCAGGGCGCGATCTGGAACATCGACTCCTTCGACCAGTGGGGCGTCGAGCTCGGCAAGGTCCTCGCCAAACGCGTCGAACCCGCTCTGACCGAGGGCGCCGACGTCCCCGGTCTCGATCCCTCCACCGCCGCCCTCGTGGCCACGTACCGCACTCTCCGGAAGAAGTGA
- the zwf gene encoding glucose-6-phosphate dehydrogenase has translation MSENLTDGPDLASDWDNPLRHPGDRRLPKIAGPSGLVIFGVTGDLSRKKLMPAVYDLANRGLLPPGFSLVGFARRDWEDEDFAQIVHDSVREHARTEFREEVWQQLAEGMRFIPGDFDDDQAFKQLRSAVEELDASRGTSGNYAFYLSVPPKFFPKVVRQLKKHGLADAPAGSWRRAVIEKPFGHNLKSARELNKVLHDVFDPEQVFRIDHYLGKETVQNILALRFANQMYEPVWNRSYVDHVQITMAEDIGIGGRAGYYDGIGSARDVIQNHLLQLMALTAMEEPIAFDADSLLTEKLKVLKSVRLPEELGEHTVRGQYAEGWQGGAKVPGYLEEEGIDPASKTDTYAAVKLEVDNRRWAGVPFYLRTGKRLGRRVTEIAVVFQRAPHSPFDSTATEELGANAIVFRVQPDEGMTVRFGSKVPGTSMEIRDVSMDFAYGESFTESSPEAYERLILDVLLGDANLFPRHQEVEESWKILDPIEEYWDKNGRPAQYASGSWGPGEADEMLARDGRSWRRP, from the coding sequence ATGAGCGAGAACCTTACCGACGGCCCTGACCTCGCGTCCGACTGGGACAACCCCCTGCGCCACCCCGGCGACCGCCGTCTGCCGAAGATCGCCGGTCCGTCCGGTCTGGTCATCTTCGGCGTCACCGGCGATCTGTCCCGCAAGAAGCTGATGCCGGCCGTCTACGACCTGGCCAACCGCGGGCTGCTCCCGCCGGGCTTCTCCCTCGTCGGCTTCGCGCGGCGCGACTGGGAGGACGAGGACTTCGCACAGATCGTCCACGACTCGGTGCGCGAGCACGCGCGTACGGAGTTCCGCGAGGAGGTCTGGCAGCAGCTCGCCGAGGGCATGCGGTTCATCCCCGGCGACTTCGACGACGACCAGGCCTTCAAGCAACTGCGTTCCGCCGTCGAGGAGTTGGACGCTTCCCGGGGCACCAGCGGCAACTACGCCTTCTACCTCTCCGTACCGCCGAAGTTCTTCCCGAAGGTCGTCAGGCAGCTCAAGAAGCACGGGCTGGCCGACGCCCCGGCGGGTTCCTGGCGGCGCGCGGTGATCGAGAAGCCGTTCGGCCACAACCTCAAGAGCGCTCGTGAGCTGAACAAGGTCCTGCACGACGTGTTCGACCCGGAGCAGGTCTTCCGGATCGACCACTACCTCGGCAAGGAGACCGTCCAGAACATCCTGGCGCTCCGCTTCGCCAACCAGATGTACGAGCCCGTCTGGAACCGGTCGTACGTGGACCACGTACAGATCACCATGGCCGAGGACATCGGCATCGGCGGCCGGGCCGGGTACTACGACGGCATCGGCTCGGCCCGTGACGTCATCCAGAACCACCTGCTCCAGCTCATGGCGCTGACCGCGATGGAGGAGCCCATCGCCTTCGACGCCGACTCGCTGCTCACCGAGAAGCTCAAGGTCCTCAAGTCGGTGCGGCTGCCGGAGGAGTTGGGCGAGCACACCGTGCGCGGGCAGTACGCGGAGGGCTGGCAGGGCGGCGCCAAGGTGCCCGGCTACCTCGAAGAGGAGGGCATCGACCCCGCGTCGAAGACCGACACGTACGCGGCCGTCAAGCTGGAGGTCGACAACCGCCGCTGGGCGGGCGTCCCCTTCTATCTGCGTACCGGCAAGCGGCTCGGCCGCCGCGTCACCGAGATCGCCGTCGTCTTCCAGCGGGCCCCGCACTCCCCGTTCGACTCGACCGCCACGGAGGAGCTCGGCGCCAACGCCATCGTCTTCCGTGTCCAGCCCGACGAGGGCATGACGGTGCGCTTCGGATCGAAGGTGCCGGGTACGTCGATGGAGATCCGGGACGTGTCCATGGACTTCGCCTACGGCGAGTCGTTCACGGAGTCCAGCCCGGAGGCGTACGAACGGCTGATCCTGGATGTCCTGCTCGGCGACGCCAATCTCTTCCCCCGTCACCAGGAGGTGGAAGAGTCCTGGAAGATCCTCGATCCGATCGAGGAGTACTGGGACAAGAACGGCAGGCCCGCGCAGTACGCCTCGGGCAGCTGGGGTCCCGGGGAAGCCGACGAGATGCTCGCACGAGACGGACGGAGCTGGCGCAGGCCATGA
- the tal gene encoding transaldolase has translation MITVTEATATADTLKNLSAEGVSIWLDDLSRNRIESGNLAELIKTRHVVGVTTNPSIFQAAIGSGEGYEEQLADLATRGVTVDEAVRMMTTADVRAAADILRPVYDATGGRDGRVSIEVDPRLAHDTTATVAEAKQLAWLVDRPNVMIKIPATKAGLPAITEVIGRGISVNVTLIFSLERYREVMDAYLAGLEKARAAGLDLSAIHSVASFFVSRVDSEIDKRLAKAGTDEALALKGRSALANARLAYEAYEDVFASDRWTALGASANKQRPLWASTGVKDPAYKDTLYVDELVAPGTVNTMPEATLNATADHGEIRGDTVTGGYAQARADLAAVEQQGISYDEVVRQLEDEGVAKFEAAWGELLAAVAVSLSRKGVDGE, from the coding sequence ATGATCACTGTGACCGAAGCAACCGCAACCGCGGACACCCTCAAGAACCTCTCCGCCGAAGGCGTCTCCATCTGGCTGGACGACCTCTCGCGCAACCGGATCGAGTCCGGCAACCTCGCCGAACTCATCAAGACCAGGCACGTGGTGGGCGTCACCACCAACCCCTCCATCTTCCAGGCCGCGATCGGCTCGGGCGAGGGTTACGAGGAGCAGCTGGCCGACCTCGCGACGCGCGGCGTGACGGTCGACGAGGCCGTAAGGATGATGACCACCGCCGACGTCCGCGCCGCTGCCGACATCCTGCGTCCGGTGTACGACGCGACCGGCGGCCGGGACGGCCGGGTCTCCATCGAGGTCGACCCGCGCCTCGCCCACGACACGACGGCGACCGTCGCCGAGGCCAAGCAGCTCGCCTGGCTGGTCGACCGCCCGAACGTGATGATCAAGATCCCTGCGACGAAGGCCGGCCTCCCCGCGATCACCGAGGTCATCGGCCGCGGGATCAGCGTCAACGTCACGCTGATCTTCTCGCTGGAGCGCTACCGCGAGGTGATGGACGCCTACCTGGCCGGTCTGGAGAAGGCGCGGGCCGCGGGCCTCGACCTCTCCGCCATCCACTCCGTCGCCTCCTTCTTCGTCTCCCGCGTCGACAGCGAGATCGACAAGCGGCTGGCGAAGGCCGGCACGGACGAGGCCCTCGCGCTGAAGGGCCGGTCCGCACTCGCCAACGCGCGGCTCGCGTACGAGGCGTACGAGGATGTCTTCGCCTCGGACCGCTGGACCGCCCTCGGCGCGAGCGCCAACAAGCAGCGTCCGCTGTGGGCCTCGACCGGCGTCAAGGACCCGGCCTACAAGGACACGCTGTACGTCGACGAGTTGGTCGCGCCCGGCACGGTCAACACCATGCCGGAGGCCACGCTGAACGCCACCGCCGACCACGGCGAGATCCGCGGTGACACGGTGACCGGCGGCTATGCCCAGGCCCGCGCCGACCTGGCGGCCGTCGAGCAGCAGGGCATCTCGTACGACGAGGTCGTCCGGCAGTTGGAGGACGAGGGCGTAGCCAAGTTCGAGGCCGCCTGGGGCGAACTGCTGGCCGCGGTCGCCGTCTCACTGAGCCGCAAGGGAGTTGACGGGGAATGA
- the tkt gene encoding transketolase: MSTQTPDSFEWTELDRRAVDTARLLAADAVQKVGNGHPGTAMSLAPAAYTLFQKVMRHDPADPEWTGRDRFVLSPGHTSLTLYTQLFLSGYELELDDLKAFRTHGSKTPGHPEYGHTAGVETTTGPLGQGVANAVGMAMAARFERGLFDPDAPEGESPFDHTVWAIVSDGDLEEGISAEASSLAGHQQLGNLVFVYDDNHISIEGDTATAFSEDVLKRYEAYGWHVQRIEPALGGDIDPQALHEALVAAKAETGRPSIIAMRTIIAWPAPNAQNTEASHGSALGAEEIAATKRLLGFDPEKTFDVADEVLDHARRALDRGAEAHAAWNKQLAEWRTAQPERAKLFDRIVAGQLPDGWESALPVFEAGTSVATRAASGKVLQALGGVLPELWGGSADLAGSNNTTIDKTSSFLPKGNPLPEADPYGRTVHFGIREHSMAAEMNGIALHGNTRIYGGTFLVFSDYMRNAVRLSALMQLPVTYVWTHDSIGLGEDGPTHQPVEHLASLRAIPGLNIVRPADANETSIAWAEILKRHATNPAPHGLALTRQGVPTYEANPEAAKGGYVLRDSSTATPDVVLIATGSEVQLAVTARERLEAEGVGTRVVSMPSVEWFEEQSPEYRASVLPPSVKARVAVEAGIGLTWYRYVGDHGRIVSLEHFGASADAKTLFAEFGFTPENVASAARESLAAARG; the protein is encoded by the coding sequence ATGAGTACGCAGACACCTGACAGCTTTGAGTGGACCGAACTGGACCGGCGAGCCGTCGACACGGCCCGTCTGCTGGCGGCGGACGCCGTACAGAAGGTCGGCAACGGCCACCCCGGCACCGCGATGAGCCTGGCCCCGGCCGCGTACACCCTCTTTCAGAAGGTGATGCGACACGATCCCGCGGACCCCGAGTGGACCGGCCGTGACCGCTTCGTCCTCTCCCCCGGCCACACCTCGCTGACCCTCTACACCCAGCTCTTCCTCTCCGGGTACGAGCTGGAGCTGGACGACCTCAAGGCGTTCCGTACGCACGGCTCGAAGACGCCCGGCCACCCCGAGTACGGGCACACGGCCGGGGTCGAGACGACCACCGGCCCGCTCGGCCAGGGCGTCGCCAACGCGGTGGGCATGGCGATGGCCGCCCGCTTCGAGCGCGGCCTGTTCGACCCGGACGCCCCCGAGGGCGAGTCCCCCTTCGACCACACCGTCTGGGCGATCGTCTCCGACGGCGACCTGGAGGAGGGCATCTCCGCCGAGGCGTCCTCGCTCGCCGGCCACCAGCAGCTCGGCAACCTCGTCTTCGTCTACGACGACAACCACATCTCCATCGAGGGCGACACCGCGACCGCCTTCTCCGAGGACGTACTGAAGCGGTACGAGGCCTACGGCTGGCACGTGCAGCGGATCGAGCCCGCCCTCGGCGGCGACATCGACCCGCAGGCGCTCCACGAGGCCCTCGTCGCCGCCAAGGCCGAGACCGGGCGCCCCTCGATCATCGCGATGCGCACGATCATCGCCTGGCCCGCGCCCAACGCCCAGAACACCGAGGCCTCGCACGGCTCGGCGCTCGGCGCCGAGGAGATCGCGGCCACCAAGCGTCTCCTTGGCTTCGACCCGGAGAAGACCTTCGACGTCGCCGACGAGGTCCTGGACCACGCCCGGAGGGCCCTCGACCGGGGCGCCGAGGCGCACGCCGCCTGGAACAAGCAGCTGGCCGAGTGGCGCACCGCGCAGCCCGAACGCGCGAAGCTCTTCGACCGGATCGTGGCCGGTCAGCTCCCCGACGGCTGGGAGTCCGCGCTGCCGGTGTTCGAGGCGGGCACCTCCGTCGCGACCCGTGCCGCGTCCGGCAAGGTCCTCCAGGCGCTCGGCGGTGTGCTCCCCGAACTGTGGGGCGGCTCCGCCGACCTGGCCGGCTCGAACAACACCACCATCGACAAGACGTCGTCCTTCCTGCCGAAGGGCAATCCGCTGCCGGAGGCCGACCCGTACGGCCGAACCGTCCACTTCGGGATCCGTGAGCACTCGATGGCCGCGGAGATGAACGGCATCGCGCTGCACGGCAACACCCGGATCTACGGCGGCACGTTCCTCGTCTTCTCCGACTACATGCGCAACGCCGTCCGCCTGTCGGCCCTCATGCAGCTGCCGGTGACGTACGTCTGGACGCACGACTCGATCGGCCTCGGCGAGGACGGCCCCACCCACCAGCCGGTCGAACACCTCGCCTCATTGCGTGCCATCCCCGGTCTGAACATCGTGCGCCCGGCCGACGCCAACGAGACGTCGATCGCCTGGGCCGAGATCCTCAAGCGGCACGCCACCAACCCGGCCCCGCACGGCCTCGCCCTCACCCGCCAGGGCGTGCCGACGTACGAGGCCAACCCCGAGGCGGCGAAGGGTGGTTACGTCCTGCGCGACTCCTCCACCGCGACCCCGGACGTGGTCCTCATCGCCACCGGCTCAGAAGTGCAACTCGCCGTCACCGCGCGCGAGCGGCTCGAAGCCGAGGGCGTCGGCACGCGCGTGGTGTCGATGCCGTCCGTCGAGTGGTTCGAGGAGCAGTCGCCGGAGTACCGCGCGAGCGTACTTCCACCGTCCGTGAAGGCGCGCGTGGCGGTCGAGGCGGGCATCGGTCTGACCTGGTACCGGTACGTCGGTGACCACGGACGCATCGTCTCCCTCGAACACTTCGGCGCCTCCGCCGACGCCAAGACCCTGTTCGCCGAGTTCGGTTTCACCCCCGAGAACGTGGCCTCCGCCGCCCGGGAATCCCTCGCCGCCGCGCGCGGTTGA